The Gemmatimonadota bacterium genome has a segment encoding these proteins:
- a CDS encoding pyridoxal-phosphate dependent enzyme, whose product MTADPRAAKLLQGLHRPDRQWCAAARPRTFPASFSRLFLPFPIEAITAAAAGIAPVFRHSPQFRAESLGAVLGCDLTVKVETVNPIRSFKGRGTDWFVQGLTEARPLVCASAGNFGQGLAYAARARAIPLTVFASLHANPLKVERMCALGATVRQAGEDFDAAKAAAQEFARSEGQRYVEDGREAPIAIGAGTIAVELLASGDRYDAIVIPLGNGALLGGMATWIKSVAPGTEVIGVCAAAAPSMKLSWERGAAIETTSAATIADGIAVRVPIVEAVDSLRGIVDDIVLVDERQIIESMRVTWRETGLVVEPAGVVGVTAIAADRSRFAGRRVATVLCGGNVTPQQAVEWRLTDPG is encoded by the coding sequence ATGACGGCGGATCCGAGGGCTGCGAAGCTTCTGCAGGGCTTGCACCGCCCAGATCGTCAATGGTGCGCGGCCGCGCGACCTCGCACCTTTCCTGCTTCCTTCTCCCGTCTATTCTTGCCGTTCCCCATTGAGGCGATCACCGCTGCCGCCGCCGGCATCGCGCCGGTCTTTCGCCACTCCCCGCAGTTTCGCGCAGAATCGTTAGGCGCTGTCCTTGGGTGCGACCTGACCGTCAAGGTCGAGACCGTCAACCCGATTCGCTCGTTCAAGGGGCGCGGCACCGACTGGTTCGTGCAAGGGCTCACCGAGGCGCGGCCGCTGGTGTGCGCGTCGGCCGGGAACTTCGGCCAGGGGCTGGCGTATGCCGCGCGTGCGCGCGCGATCCCGCTCACGGTGTTCGCCTCCCTGCATGCCAATCCGCTCAAGGTGGAGCGCATGTGCGCACTGGGCGCCACGGTGCGCCAGGCGGGGGAAGACTTTGATGCGGCCAAGGCGGCGGCGCAGGAGTTCGCACGCTCGGAGGGGCAACGCTATGTCGAGGACGGGCGCGAAGCCCCGATTGCCATCGGCGCGGGGACGATTGCCGTCGAGTTGCTCGCGTCCGGCGATCGCTACGACGCGATCGTCATCCCGTTAGGCAATGGGGCGCTCCTCGGCGGGATGGCCACCTGGATCAAGTCGGTGGCGCCGGGGACCGAGGTGATTGGTGTGTGTGCCGCCGCCGCACCGTCGATGAAACTCTCGTGGGAACGGGGGGCGGCGATCGAGACGACGAGTGCGGCGACCATTGCCGACGGGATTGCCGTGCGCGTCCCCATCGTCGAGGCGGTCGACAGCCTGCGCGGCATCGTCGACGACATCGTCCTGGTGGATGAGCGCCAGATCATCGAGAGCATGCGGGTGACCTGGCGCGAGACAGGGCTGGTGGTGGAGCCGGCGGGTGTCGTCGGAGTCACGGCGATCGCTGCCGATCGGTCGCGATTTGCGGGGCGACGCGTGGCCACGGTCTTGTGCGGCGGCAATGTCACGCCCCAGCAGGCCGTCGAGTGGCGGCTGACGGACCCGGGCTGA
- a CDS encoding DUF1501 domain-containing protein, translating into MQRRAFVKSGALALVTMGLSPSFLRRTAFGLELPRAARGKVLICLFQRGAADALSMLVPHGDAGYYSARASLAIGRPARGDGASALDLDGMFGLHPALGDLAPLYRDGILAPVVAVGSPSATRSHFDAQDYMESGTPDLKGTRDGWLNRYLAVAGTCEACASDPSPFRGVAMAAQTPRILQGPSAAIAMSSLGDFTVRATGSSADRLEALYRSGTADVVHASGTEMFEAVKMLRAANPQQYQPRAGVSYPRSAFGQRLREIAQLIKANVGLEVAFADVGGWDTHVNQGNATGQLATRLRDFGSSIAALIADLGDRMTDVLILTMSEFGRTVRPNGSGGTDHGHAGAMFVVGGQVNGGRVHGTWPGLAREQLHEGRDLALTTDFRTVFSEVLGRHLGAGETSLVFPGYHGTTADWRGVVKTG; encoded by the coding sequence ATGCAACGCCGTGCCTTCGTCAAATCCGGAGCCCTGGCCCTCGTGACGATGGGGCTCTCACCCTCGTTCCTCCGTCGCACCGCGTTCGGCCTGGAGCTCCCGCGCGCCGCGCGCGGGAAGGTGTTGATCTGCCTGTTCCAGCGTGGTGCTGCCGACGCCCTCTCCATGCTGGTACCGCATGGAGACGCCGGGTACTACAGCGCCCGGGCGTCGCTCGCCATCGGGCGGCCCGCGCGAGGGGACGGCGCCAGTGCGCTCGACCTCGATGGAATGTTCGGCCTCCACCCGGCGCTCGGCGACCTCGCGCCCCTGTACCGCGACGGGATCCTCGCCCCGGTCGTGGCCGTGGGATCGCCCAGTGCCACACGATCGCATTTCGACGCACAGGACTACATGGAGAGCGGGACCCCCGACCTCAAGGGCACACGGGACGGATGGCTCAACCGCTACCTTGCCGTCGCCGGCACGTGCGAAGCCTGCGCGAGCGACCCATCGCCCTTCCGCGGTGTCGCCATGGCGGCGCAGACGCCACGCATCCTTCAGGGGCCGTCTGCCGCCATCGCCATGTCATCGTTAGGTGACTTCACCGTCCGCGCCACGGGGTCCTCGGCCGATCGGCTGGAGGCCCTGTACCGCAGCGGCACCGCCGACGTGGTGCACGCCTCTGGCACTGAGATGTTCGAGGCCGTGAAGATGCTTCGCGCGGCCAACCCGCAGCAGTACCAGCCGCGGGCCGGCGTGAGCTACCCACGGTCTGCCTTTGGCCAGCGACTGCGGGAGATTGCCCAGTTGATCAAGGCCAACGTGGGACTGGAGGTCGCGTTCGCCGACGTCGGCGGATGGGACACCCACGTGAACCAGGGCAACGCCACCGGCCAGCTGGCCACGCGATTGCGCGACTTTGGCAGCTCCATCGCCGCCCTGATCGCCGACCTCGGCGACCGCATGACCGACGTGTTGATCCTGACGATGTCCGAGTTTGGGCGCACGGTGCGGCCCAACGGCAGCGGAGGGACCGATCACGGGCACGCCGGGGCGATGTTCGTCGTCGGCGGCCAAGTGAACGGCGGCCGGGTCCACGGGACGTGGCCCGGACTGGCGCGGGAGCAGCTCCACGAGGGGCGAGACCTCGCCCTCACGACGGACTTCCGCACGGTGTTCAGCGAGGTGCTCGGCCGGCACCTGGGGGCGGGCGAGACATCGTTAGTCTTTCCGGGGTATCACGGGACGACGGCCGATTGGCGCGGCGTCGTGAAGACGGGGTAG